A DNA window from Phaeobacter sp. A36a-5a contains the following coding sequences:
- a CDS encoding Lrp/AsnC family transcriptional regulator, whose amino-acid sequence MPEKPKLDATDRRIIRALQRNGRMTNLDLAAEVNLSPSPCLRRLRILESSNVIQGYSIDVDAKVYGLPVTVFVRVSLENHTESVVANFERQIRGTPEVLECFVMTGLADYLLRVVVADLEDYERFVRARLHPIGGISSIDTSFVYGVVKKTAVYPEVDSSQS is encoded by the coding sequence ATGCCAGAGAAGCCAAAATTGGACGCGACGGACAGACGCATCATACGGGCCTTGCAACGCAATGGGCGGATGACGAATCTCGATCTCGCGGCGGAGGTCAACCTCTCGCCCTCTCCCTGCCTGCGCCGGCTGCGCATTCTTGAAAGCAGCAATGTCATTCAGGGCTATAGCATCGACGTTGATGCCAAGGTCTATGGCCTGCCGGTCACGGTCTTTGTGCGGGTCAGCCTGGAGAACCATACCGAAAGCGTGGTGGCCAACTTTGAACGCCAGATCCGTGGCACGCCTGAGGTTCTGGAATGTTTCGTGATGACTGGCCTTGCCGATTATCTGCTGCGTGTGGTGGTGGCCGATCTGGAAGATTACGAACGCTTCGTACGCGCGCGCCTGCATCCCATCGGCGGCATCAGTTCGATTGACACCAGTTTCGTCTACGGAGTGGTGAAAAAGACCGCCGTCTACCCTGAGGTTGATAGCTCTCAAAGCTGA
- a CDS encoding adenylate/guanylate cyclase domain-containing protein, giving the protein MQRPIPTTFPKISTRLTAFAFADVADYTRHMEISTTETVRRWCELRDTVLLDELKRYGGVRRSDAGDALLVEFTSATDAVLWAMAVQDRLRQQVAEENPMEIRIGVNIDDVIDDEGTVQSDGVVIASRIHQLANPGTVVVTKMVRDIVRGKLSLRFHDLGAPLLKNIDRPVHVYQVLSSSGDSVLLHPHADWKNRPTLAVLPFQDRGAQAEEQYFGDGITEEIISGVSRSRTMFVMARTSTLQFRSSKENPAKIGRNLGVAYLLTGSVDQHGDQLRIFVELMDVLRNRAIWAQTYRGDLQDLFAFQDEIASSILAMLEPKVLSTEAEHISARSTESLDAYKCVLRALARLYQLDDYSYEEAIALLKRAVSLDPNYPQAHAYLAWCMNFFLAEGYSHNPRDDILTMINHSRRAVELDPDDALTLSIRAHVLSLHENSPEDALELFEDALAHNMNLPLAWGLSATTYAYLGDGAEARERLLNVWRLAPYDPLSFFFLTAAGLAEFVDGNLPEAIRFLKNARRNKPRFMASLRLLAAAFALSGQTESARKVGREIIELDPGFSVSKFATWYPLKSKEALGRLTDGLTRAGLPD; this is encoded by the coding sequence ATGCAAAGGCCCATCCCAACAACGTTTCCAAAGATCTCGACGCGACTGACAGCTTTCGCCTTTGCCGATGTGGCAGACTACACACGGCATATGGAGATCAGCACAACTGAGACTGTCCGTCGCTGGTGCGAGCTGCGCGACACCGTGCTGCTGGATGAGCTGAAACGCTATGGCGGCGTGCGTCGGTCGGATGCCGGGGATGCGCTGCTGGTCGAATTCACCAGCGCCACGGATGCCGTGCTCTGGGCGATGGCTGTTCAGGATCGGTTGCGCCAGCAGGTCGCCGAAGAGAACCCGATGGAAATCCGTATCGGTGTCAATATCGACGATGTGATCGACGATGAAGGGACCGTGCAATCCGACGGTGTTGTCATCGCCTCGCGCATTCATCAGCTCGCCAATCCGGGCACCGTGGTGGTCACCAAAATGGTCCGCGATATCGTCCGCGGGAAGCTGTCGCTCAGGTTTCACGACCTCGGCGCGCCGCTGTTGAAGAATATTGACCGGCCCGTCCACGTCTATCAGGTCCTCAGCAGCAGCGGCGACAGTGTTCTGCTACATCCTCATGCTGACTGGAAAAACCGTCCGACGCTGGCGGTCCTGCCGTTTCAGGATCGCGGTGCGCAGGCCGAGGAACAGTATTTCGGCGATGGCATCACCGAGGAGATCATCTCCGGCGTCTCCCGCAGCCGCACCATGTTCGTCATGGCGCGCACCTCGACGCTGCAATTCCGCAGTAGCAAGGAAAACCCTGCCAAGATCGGCCGCAATCTGGGCGTTGCCTATCTGCTGACCGGCTCCGTCGACCAGCATGGCGACCAGCTCCGCATCTTTGTCGAATTGATGGATGTTCTGCGCAACCGGGCGATCTGGGCCCAGACCTATCGCGGTGACCTGCAGGATCTTTTTGCCTTTCAGGATGAAATCGCCTCCAGCATTCTGGCCATGCTGGAACCCAAGGTGCTGTCGACCGAGGCGGAGCATATCAGCGCACGCAGCACAGAGAGCCTGGACGCCTATAAATGTGTCCTGCGGGCGCTGGCGCGGCTCTATCAGCTGGATGACTACAGCTATGAAGAGGCCATCGCTCTGTTGAAGCGCGCCGTGTCTCTCGACCCTAATTACCCCCAGGCTCACGCCTATCTGGCCTGGTGCATGAATTTCTTTCTGGCAGAAGGGTATTCCCACAACCCGCGCGACGATATTCTGACCATGATCAACCATTCCCGCCGCGCGGTCGAGCTGGACCCCGATGACGCGCTGACCCTGTCGATCCGCGCCCATGTGCTCAGCCTGCATGAGAACAGCCCCGAGGATGCGCTGGAACTCTTCGAGGATGCGCTGGCCCATAACATGAACCTGCCGCTGGCCTGGGGGCTGAGTGCGACGACATATGCCTATCTTGGCGACGGCGCCGAGGCCCGTGAACGGTTGCTCAATGTCTGGCGACTGGCACCCTATGATCCGTTGAGCTTCTTCTTCCTGACTGCTGCGGGCCTTGCTGAATTTGTCGATGGCAACTTGCCTGAAGCGATCCGGTTCCTGAAGAACGCCCGCCGCAACAAACCGCGGTTCATGGCCAGCCTCCGGCTGCTCGCCGCCGCCTTTGCGCTCAGCGGGCAAACCGAGAGCGCCCGCAAGGTGGGCCGGGAAATAATCGAACTGGATCCGGGATTTTCGGTATCGAAATTTGCGACCTGGTATCCGCTGAAATCAAAGGAAGCCCTGGGTCGTCTGACCGATGGTCTGACACGCGCAGGGCTGCCTGATTAG
- a CDS encoding phosphatase PAP2 family protein, with amino-acid sequence MAGHGNSQASSNGLGLGLGLGLGLGNGLGLGNGLGLGNGLGLGNGLGLGLGNGLGLGAGQGLGLGLGNGLGLGNGLGLGAGLGLGIEDNGYLMGNGADAGIGILRSYYATPKELGLLPWTLDFSPDNNGGDPFPLSMIITPYQIPKDKGTPAQPQYPIALEWITEDWDPALRFWALPFDPNLGEWLRAADRSEPGTMAALEFASQYQNWHPAHVGDRWLEQNDLRWRYVQTGTPTQSQDAAKEAFEIIVAELEVLKMYMEDDRQQYMVECDIQADGLPSYLIHFLGANSFDHPFTLKLIDLGLAVGNVAYMSYKAHYKRVRPSILRPGLTVPFGPPAHPAFPSGHAFLAHFLSLLLLEIPGIAQRFGVVRGYDSDGIGTNIQIPAGTLLRKPTYDDLLGTNVVASPLLTVANRIAVNRERIGVHYPSDSTAGRHIAAGIWYCMMDRAPVDPNAGPVPWAHLNVPTLHRILDKAKTEWPTPWISSEIA; translated from the coding sequence ATGGCTGGACATGGCAACTCGCAAGCGTCGTCGAACGGGCTTGGTCTGGGACTTGGGCTCGGTCTTGGTTTGGGCAATGGTCTTGGGCTTGGCAACGGCCTCGGCTTGGGCAATGGTCTGGGGCTGGGTAACGGTCTGGGATTAGGGCTTGGTAACGGTCTGGGTTTGGGCGCAGGTCAAGGACTTGGCCTGGGTCTCGGCAATGGTCTGGGCCTCGGCAACGGTCTGGGGCTTGGCGCGGGTCTGGGATTAGGGATTGAGGATAACGGCTATCTTATGGGCAATGGCGCAGACGCCGGCATCGGCATTCTGCGCAGCTACTACGCAACGCCCAAAGAGCTGGGACTTCTGCCCTGGACGCTGGATTTCAGCCCGGACAACAACGGTGGCGATCCCTTCCCGCTGTCGATGATCATCACACCCTATCAGATCCCAAAGGACAAAGGCACACCGGCGCAACCGCAATACCCTATCGCGCTGGAATGGATCACCGAGGACTGGGATCCTGCTCTGCGGTTCTGGGCGCTGCCATTTGACCCGAACCTCGGGGAATGGCTGCGGGCGGCGGACAGATCCGAACCCGGCACCATGGCAGCACTGGAATTCGCATCGCAATACCAGAACTGGCATCCCGCCCATGTCGGCGACCGCTGGCTGGAACAAAACGATCTGCGCTGGCGCTATGTCCAAACCGGAACCCCAACGCAATCTCAGGACGCCGCCAAGGAGGCCTTTGAGATCATCGTCGCCGAGCTGGAAGTGCTCAAGATGTATATGGAGGATGATCGTCAGCAATATATGGTCGAATGCGACATTCAGGCCGATGGCCTGCCGTCCTATCTGATCCATTTTTTGGGGGCCAACAGCTTTGATCACCCCTTCACGCTGAAGCTTATTGATCTGGGACTGGCGGTCGGCAATGTCGCCTATATGAGCTACAAAGCCCATTACAAGCGGGTCCGTCCCTCAATTCTGCGTCCCGGCCTAACCGTGCCATTTGGTCCGCCTGCCCATCCTGCCTTTCCTAGCGGCCACGCCTTTCTCGCCCATTTCCTGTCGCTGCTACTGCTGGAGATTCCGGGCATCGCACAGCGATTTGGCGTGGTGAGGGGCTATGACTCCGATGGCATCGGAACCAACATCCAGATCCCGGCAGGCACTCTGCTGCGCAAGCCGACCTATGACGATCTGCTTGGCACCAACGTTGTCGCCTCGCCGCTGCTGACCGTGGCCAACCGGATCGCGGTGAACCGCGAGCGGATCGGCGTGCACTACCCGTCGGATTCAACCGCGGGCCGCCATATCGCGGCGGGGATCTGGTATTGCATGATGGACCGCGCGCCGGTTGATCCGAACGCCGGGCCAGTCCCCTGGGCACATCTCAATGTTCCGACGCTGCACCGTATCCTTGACAAGGCCAAGACAGAATGGCCGACACCGTGGATTTCGAGCGAAATCGCCTGA
- a CDS encoding AGE family epimerase/isomerase, with the protein MVTPNPAGALDAACFWLDDPDHRAFLIADARRQLGFFSASLGKGPGFHILDAAGQPLPDNTQELHTTTRMVHSYGLAHICGYAGADRIIDHGIAYLNGHHRDRVHGGYLWAMKGDKVADDRKLAYGHVFVLLAASTAKLAGHPGADALLSDVAEVLDHRFWEPQAQRFADEWNRDWTPFSSYRGMNANMHGVEALLTAYEATGESMFLERAGHILAFFVGDIAGQDGWRLPEHYTEEWQIDRAYAGDPMFRPAGTTPGHSFEMGRLLLQHWDLAGRQDPGVPCRARKLIERALADAWLPDGGFAYTLDFEGKVAMTNRFWWPVTEAIGAVAALIRLDARAEDELWYRRLWSFAQAHFIDEERGGWYPEIDQAGQVTQTIFTGKPDIYHALQACLLPMGALQLGHVSGLKQLSKPLMS; encoded by the coding sequence ATGGTCACGCCGAACCCTGCCGGAGCGCTGGATGCAGCCTGTTTCTGGCTGGACGACCCGGATCACCGCGCTTTTCTGATAGCGGATGCTCGCCGGCAGCTGGGTTTCTTTTCTGCGAGTCTGGGCAAGGGACCGGGCTTCCATATCCTTGATGCCGCCGGTCAGCCATTGCCTGACAACACACAGGAGCTGCACACAACCACGCGTATGGTGCATTCCTACGGGCTGGCGCATATCTGCGGCTATGCCGGTGCTGACCGGATCATTGACCATGGCATCGCCTATCTCAACGGTCATCATCGCGATCGCGTCCATGGTGGGTATCTTTGGGCGATGAAGGGCGACAAGGTCGCTGATGATCGCAAACTGGCCTATGGGCATGTCTTCGTGCTGCTGGCGGCCTCAACTGCCAAGCTGGCCGGGCATCCAGGTGCGGATGCGTTGCTGTCGGATGTCGCCGAGGTGCTGGACCACAGATTCTGGGAACCGCAGGCGCAGCGCTTTGCTGATGAATGGAACCGGGACTGGACGCCGTTTTCATCCTATCGCGGCATGAACGCCAATATGCACGGGGTCGAGGCGCTGCTGACAGCCTACGAAGCCACCGGCGAGTCGATGTTCCTGGAGCGAGCGGGGCATATTCTGGCTTTTTTTGTCGGTGATATCGCCGGGCAGGACGGCTGGAGACTGCCAGAGCATTATACCGAGGAGTGGCAGATTGATCGCGCCTATGCCGGTGATCCGATGTTTCGGCCTGCGGGCACCACGCCGGGCCATTCCTTTGAGATGGGGCGGCTGCTGTTGCAGCACTGGGATCTGGCCGGACGGCAGGATCCAGGCGTTCCGTGCCGCGCCCGGAAGCTGATCGAGCGGGCCCTGGCGGACGCCTGGCTGCCGGATGGCGGGTTTGCCTATACGCTTGACTTTGAGGGTAAGGTTGCGATGACCAACCGCTTCTGGTGGCCGGTAACCGAGGCCATCGGCGCGGTTGCCGCTTTGATCAGGCTGGACGCCCGGGCCGAGGACGAGCTGTGGTATCGCCGCCTCTGGAGCTTTGCACAGGCCCATTTCATTGATGAAGAGCGCGGTGGCTGGTATCCCGAGATTGACCAGGCGGGGCAGGTGACGCAGACGATTTTTACCGGCAAGCCGGATATCTACCACGCGCTTCAGGCCTGTCTGTTGCCCATGGGCGCCTTGCAGTTGGGCCATGTGTCAGGGCTGAAACAATTGTCGAAACCGCTGATGTCCTGA
- a CDS encoding ABC transporter ATP-binding protein — MARIELRDVAKRYGAVEVLRDINLDIQDGEFIVLVGPSGCGKSTLLRMIAGLEPITSGDFEIDGQRMNDVRPRDRDIAMVFQSYALYPHMDVARNMGFSMEIRKEPAEERRSRVAKAAETLGLSKLVDRLPKALSGGQRQRVAMGRAIIRDPRAFLFDEPLSNLDAALRVEMRLEIARLHKQLGATMIYVTHDQVEALTLADRIVVLNGGDIQQVGSPLDLYERPANKFVAQFIGSPTMNILPVSGADSGVMARNGMMLTLDHLRDTAAAVDLGIRPEHLDVVAPGEGDLTAVADVVERLGSDTNIYANVDGLGPLLVRKHGNIPVRNGDRLGLRVQRQNAHIFNANGRAIRPAA, encoded by the coding sequence ATGGCACGGATCGAACTCAGAGATGTTGCGAAACGCTATGGCGCTGTTGAGGTGCTGCGCGATATCAATCTTGATATTCAGGACGGTGAATTCATCGTTCTGGTCGGGCCATCAGGCTGCGGCAAATCTACCCTTCTGCGGATGATCGCAGGGCTGGAGCCGATCACGTCTGGCGATTTCGAGATCGACGGGCAGCGCATGAATGACGTGCGGCCACGGGATCGCGACATTGCCATGGTGTTCCAGTCCTACGCGCTTTATCCGCATATGGATGTGGCGCGGAACATGGGGTTTTCCATGGAGATCCGCAAGGAACCGGCAGAGGAGCGCAGATCGCGCGTCGCCAAGGCCGCCGAAACCCTAGGCCTGTCGAAACTGGTGGATCGCTTGCCCAAGGCGCTATCGGGCGGGCAGCGCCAGCGCGTTGCTATGGGGCGCGCCATCATCCGCGATCCGCGCGCGTTCCTGTTTGATGAGCCGCTGTCCAATCTGGACGCGGCGCTGCGTGTGGAGATGCGGCTGGAGATTGCTCGGCTGCACAAGCAACTGGGCGCCACGATGATCTATGTGACCCATGATCAGGTCGAGGCGCTGACGCTGGCGGACCGCATTGTGGTGTTGAATGGAGGCGATATTCAGCAGGTCGGCTCGCCGCTCGATCTCTATGAGCGGCCCGCCAATAAGTTCGTGGCGCAGTTCATCGGCTCTCCCACGATGAACATATTGCCGGTATCCGGGGCCGATAGCGGGGTGATGGCCCGCAATGGCATGATGCTGACGCTGGATCATCTGCGCGACACCGCCGCAGCTGTGGATCTTGGCATCCGACCGGAGCATCTGGATGTGGTGGCACCGGGTGAGGGGGATCTGACTGCGGTTGCAGATGTGGTTGAACGTCTGGGATCGGACACAAACATCTATGCCAATGTCGATGGGCTGGGCCCGCTTCTCGTGCGCAAACATGGCAATATCCCGGTCCGAAACGGGGATCGGCTGGGATTGCGGGTGCAGCGGCAGAATGCTCATATCTTCAACGCAAATGGCAGGGCCATCCGGCCCGCCGCCTGA
- a CDS encoding carbohydrate ABC transporter permease, whose protein sequence is MANIACSSRRHPALAIGKYAAIAFYLGFALFPLYWLMKIAVTPDALIFSEGTRMLPSAVTFENFATVLFETEFLAYFRNSLTVSLGTAFFTTLIAAGAGYAFSRFVFAGKRIIIGVMLITQMFPLLMIIAPIYKIVADLGLLNSLTSLIVVYTAFNIPFATFLMQSFFDGIPKDLEEAAMMDGCTRFQALRTVVFPLTLPGLGATLGFVFTAAWSELLFALMLISKNDAMTFPVGLLTFVSKFSVDWGQMMAAGVLALVPSCLFFIFIQRYLVQGLTSGAVKG, encoded by the coding sequence ATGGCTAATATCGCGTGTTCATCCAGACGTCATCCAGCGCTGGCGATTGGGAAATATGCCGCCATCGCATTCTATCTCGGCTTTGCGCTGTTTCCGCTCTACTGGCTGATGAAAATCGCCGTTACGCCCGATGCGCTGATCTTTTCCGAGGGCACGCGGATGCTGCCCAGTGCAGTGACGTTCGAGAATTTCGCCACCGTGCTGTTTGAGACCGAGTTCCTGGCCTATTTCCGCAACTCTCTGACAGTCTCGCTCGGCACGGCGTTCTTCACCACGCTGATTGCGGCCGGGGCGGGCTATGCTTTCTCGCGATTTGTCTTTGCGGGCAAGCGGATCATCATCGGCGTGATGCTGATCACCCAGATGTTCCCGCTGCTGATGATCATCGCGCCGATCTACAAGATCGTGGCTGATCTGGGCCTGCTGAACTCGCTCACCTCGCTGATCGTGGTCTACACCGCCTTCAACATCCCATTTGCGACCTTCCTCATGCAATCCTTCTTTGACGGGATCCCAAAGGATCTGGAAGAGGCCGCGATGATGGATGGCTGCACCCGGTTTCAGGCGCTGCGCACGGTGGTGTTTCCGCTGACCCTGCCGGGGCTGGGGGCGACGCTGGGTTTTGTCTTTACCGCCGCCTGGTCCGAGCTGCTGTTTGCGCTGATGCTGATTTCCAAAAATGACGCGATGACCTTCCCGGTCGGGCTGCTGACCTTCGTGTCGAAATTTTCGGTGGACTGGGGGCAGATGATGGCGGCTGGCGTGCTGGCGCTGGTGCCAAGCTGCCTGTTCTTCATTTTCATACAACGCTACCTGGTGCAGGGCCTCACGTCCGGCGCGGTCAAAGGATAG
- a CDS encoding carbohydrate ABC transporter permease, translating into MAGKAVIARAQKNVVPGGTGARRSLYWHYMVEPFLYLSPMILLIGSVMLMPLVIGVSYSFQAIELLNPFDTGWVGFENYQKLWTDRKFWIALENTFFWTFWSIFFQFFLGLGLAMLLNTQFFGKKLFQALVFLPWAVPTFLSALTWAWLFNPVIGPIPHWLAALGVLSEPYNILGDPDLAIWGPITANIWFGVPFFAITLLAALQSIPGELYEAAEIDGASAWQSFTKITLPFLAPMIAITVMLRTIWIANFADLIFVMTGGGPANSTQILSTYIFTTAFRKLDFGYASTIAVALLIILLAYAVILLWMRRRLVKI; encoded by the coding sequence ATGGCAGGCAAAGCAGTGATTGCGCGCGCCCAAAAAAACGTCGTGCCCGGGGGAACCGGGGCACGGCGCTCGCTCTACTGGCACTATATGGTGGAGCCGTTTCTCTACCTGTCGCCGATGATCCTGTTGATCGGCAGCGTCATGCTGATGCCGCTGGTGATTGGGGTGTCCTACTCGTTTCAGGCCATTGAACTGCTGAATCCTTTCGACACTGGCTGGGTCGGGTTTGAAAACTATCAAAAGCTCTGGACGGATCGCAAATTCTGGATCGCGCTTGAGAACACCTTCTTCTGGACGTTCTGGTCGATCTTCTTTCAGTTCTTTCTCGGGCTGGGGCTGGCGATGCTGCTGAACACGCAGTTCTTTGGCAAGAAGCTGTTTCAGGCGCTGGTGTTTCTGCCCTGGGCGGTGCCGACCTTTCTGTCAGCCCTGACATGGGCCTGGCTGTTCAACCCGGTGATCGGACCGATCCCGCACTGGCTGGCCGCGCTTGGGGTGCTGTCGGAGCCCTACAATATCCTGGGTGATCCTGATCTGGCGATCTGGGGGCCGATCACCGCCAATATCTGGTTTGGTGTGCCGTTTTTCGCCATCACGCTGCTGGCTGCGCTGCAGTCCATTCCGGGTGAGCTGTACGAGGCTGCCGAAATCGACGGCGCCAGCGCGTGGCAGAGCTTTACCAAGATTACCCTGCCGTTCCTGGCGCCAATGATTGCTATCACGGTGATGCTGCGCACCATCTGGATCGCCAATTTTGCCGATCTGATCTTTGTGATGACCGGGGGTGGTCCGGCCAATTCAACGCAGATCCTGTCCACCTACATCTTTACCACCGCGTTCCGCAAACTGGACTTCGGCTATGCCTCGACCATTGCGGTGGCGTTGCTGATCATCCTTCTGGCCTATGCTGTCATCCTGCTGTGGATGCGCAGACGGCTGGTCAAGATCTGA
- a CDS encoding ABC transporter substrate-binding protein, translated as MKKILTGITTAAMLMGSAAYAETTLKLVEVITSPERTKVLQSIVDGYEAAHPDVSVEIISLPWGQAFEKLATMVAGGDIPDVVEMPDTWQALYAGSGQLASLADHVADWEHGATLTDKTIAMGSQAGDLYMIPYGFYLRAMFYNKKLLAEAGVEPPETMEDFMAASAAVSELDGKSGYCLRGGPGGTNGWVMMAAAMNGTNDFFTDDGKSRMNEPGSVEGIQFMLDLYQKGYAPKDAVSWGFNEIVAGFYSGTCAFLDQDPDALIAISERMPAEDFAVIPMPVGPSGKAFPTIGFAGWSIFNATKHEDEAFDLVAALSAPEANGTWAKRVGVIPVHKGADQDPYFQTEQFAGWFKELNGEQYEPTTMPTFLEKWGYFASTVVLETSQEALLGQRSAQDLADEWADFLTGEYAKWQAKQ; from the coding sequence ATGAAAAAAATTCTGACAGGGATCACGACGGCGGCCATGCTGATGGGCAGCGCCGCCTACGCGGAGACGACGCTCAAGCTGGTTGAGGTGATCACCAGCCCGGAACGCACCAAGGTGCTGCAGAGCATCGTTGACGGCTACGAGGCCGCCCATCCCGATGTTTCCGTCGAAATCATCAGCCTGCCGTGGGGGCAGGCGTTTGAGAAGCTGGCGACCATGGTTGCCGGCGGCGATATCCCCGATGTTGTCGAAATGCCCGACACCTGGCAGGCGCTTTATGCAGGCTCCGGCCAGCTGGCAAGCCTCGCCGATCATGTCGCCGACTGGGAGCATGGCGCAACGCTGACAGACAAGACGATTGCAATGGGCAGCCAGGCGGGTGATCTCTACATGATCCCCTACGGGTTCTACCTGCGCGCGATGTTCTACAACAAGAAACTGCTGGCCGAAGCCGGTGTCGAACCGCCCGAAACCATGGAAGACTTCATGGCGGCATCGGCTGCGGTATCGGAACTGGACGGCAAATCAGGCTACTGCCTGCGCGGTGGTCCGGGTGGCACCAACGGCTGGGTGATGATGGCGGCTGCGATGAACGGCACCAATGACTTCTTCACCGATGATGGCAAGAGCCGCATGAATGAGCCAGGCTCGGTCGAGGGCATCCAGTTCATGCTTGATCTCTACCAGAAGGGCTATGCCCCGAAGGATGCGGTCAGCTGGGGCTTCAATGAGATCGTCGCCGGTTTCTATTCTGGCACCTGCGCTTTCCTCGATCAGGATCCTGACGCGCTGATCGCGATTTCGGAGCGGATGCCAGCCGAGGATTTTGCGGTGATCCCGATGCCTGTCGGCCCCTCCGGCAAGGCATTCCCGACCATCGGTTTTGCAGGCTGGTCGATCTTCAATGCGACCAAGCATGAGGACGAGGCCTTTGATCTGGTGGCGGCGCTGTCTGCACCTGAGGCCAATGGCACCTGGGCCAAGCGAGTTGGTGTGATCCCGGTCCATAAGGGCGCCGATCAGGACCCCTATTTCCAGACCGAGCAATTTGCAGGCTGGTTCAAGGAGTTGAACGGTGAGCAGTATGAGCCGACCACCATGCCGACCTTTCTGGAGAAATGGGGCTATTTTGCAAGCACCGTGGTTCTGGAAACCAGCCAGGAAGCGCTTCTTGGTCAGCGCAGCGCACAGGATCTGGCCGATGAATGGGCGGATTTCCTGACCGGCGAATATGCGAAATGGCAGGCAAAGCAGTGA
- a CDS encoding aminotransferase class I/II-fold pyridoxal phosphate-dependent enzyme, translating into MTEDLGLATLMAAVLEDRNGAITPPIVQTSLFSFDSYEAFEDRMAGRSDTAIYTRVQNPTVAAFEGLMAKAEQGEAACGFASGMAAISSTLLAFVKPGDRIACVEHVYPDSYRFMERLLRPFGVEIDYYAPRQLEEEPDLLKGVRLAYLESPSSVVFQPLNLMKVAAHAKRHGVLTMIDNSWASPVFQKPLTQGIDIVLHSASKYISGHSDTVAGVVVSSQANIDRIRDLTLPLLGGKLAPFEAFLLTRGLRTLAVRMRQHEATATLFIDRLSALPQVRRVHSPGPNDVPGLTGRSGLMSVEFDDSVDIPAFANALTHFRLGVSWGGFESLILPARVGLAQIGEENSMQRFGVSPNLVRLNLGLEEAEDLWADITSALATSTV; encoded by the coding sequence ATGACTGAGGACCTGGGCCTGGCCACGTTGATGGCGGCTGTTCTGGAGGATCGCAACGGCGCGATCACCCCGCCGATAGTACAAACATCGCTGTTCAGTTTTGACAGCTACGAAGCGTTTGAAGATCGCATGGCCGGGCGCAGCGATACGGCGATATACACAAGGGTCCAGAACCCGACGGTGGCGGCCTTTGAGGGGTTGATGGCCAAGGCCGAGCAGGGCGAGGCGGCCTGCGGATTTGCCTCCGGGATGGCGGCGATTTCCTCGACGCTTCTTGCCTTTGTGAAACCGGGTGACAGGATTGCCTGCGTCGAACATGTCTACCCCGACAGCTATCGTTTCATGGAACGGCTGTTGCGGCCCTTTGGGGTTGAAATCGACTATTACGCGCCGAGGCAGCTGGAAGAGGAGCCGGACCTGCTCAAGGGCGTGCGGCTGGCCTATCTGGAAAGCCCCAGCTCGGTGGTGTTCCAGCCTCTGAACCTCATGAAGGTTGCAGCCCATGCAAAACGGCATGGCGTGCTGACGATGATCGACAATTCCTGGGCCAGCCCTGTGTTTCAAAAACCCCTGACCCAAGGCATTGATATCGTTTTGCATTCAGCATCGAAATATATCTCCGGCCATTCCGATACCGTGGCGGGGGTGGTGGTGTCTTCGCAGGCGAATATCGACCGGATCCGTGATCTCACGTTGCCGTTGCTGGGTGGCAAGCTGGCGCCGTTCGAGGCGTTTCTGCTGACCCGAGGCCTGCGCACGCTGGCGGTGCGGATGCGCCAGCACGAGGCCACGGCGACGCTCTTTATCGACCGTCTTTCGGCCTTGCCGCAGGTGCGCCGGGTGCATTCTCCGGGCCCAAACGACGTGCCGGGTCTCACCGGGCGGTCCGGTCTGATGTCGGTCGAATTTGATGACAGCGTGGATATCCCGGCATTTGCCAACGCGCTGACCCATTTCCGGCTGGGCGTCAGCTGGGGTGGATTTGAAAGCCTGATCCTGCCGGCCCGCGTCGGGCTTGCGCAGATCGGCGAAGAGAACTCGATGCAACGTTTTGGAGTTTCGCCGAACCTCGTTCGGCTGAACCTCGGGCTGGAGGAGGCCGAGGACCTGTGGGCGGATATCACATCCGCCCTCGCGACTAGCACGGTCTGA